The Mycobacteriales bacterium genome segment CAGCTGGGGACTGCCCGGCTGGTCGCCATGCTGCGCCGGCTCGACATGCCACTGGCCCAGGTCGGCGAGGTGGTGTCGGCGCCGGCCGACACCGCCGCCGACCTGATCACCGCCTACTGGGATGCGGTCGAGAGCCGGGTGGCCGGCCAGCGTGCGCTGGTCGCGCAGGTGCGCGCCGAGGTGCTCGGCGCGAGAGGATCCGCCGCCGGGTTCGCCATCGCGGAGCGCGAGGTGCCTGAGCAGCTCGTGCTCACCGCACAGCAGCACCTCGTGGTCACCGGACTGTCCGACTTCATCAGCTCCACCGCGCGGCGCCTGAACACGTCTGCGCAGGCCTACGGCGGCCGGACGGCGCCGCTGTTCGTCGTCTACCACGGCGAGGTCAATGAGGAGAGCGACGGGCCGGTCGAGGTCTGCGTACCCATCGACGGCAGCAGCCAGGTCTCGCCCGACATCGCGACCCGCCGCGAACCTACGCACCGCGAGGCCTACGTGCGGCTGCGCAAGGAAGAGGTGGTGTTCCCGCAGATCCTGACCGCCTTCGACGCGGTCCATCAGTGGACCCACGAGCAGGACAGGTCCATCACCGCAGCGCC includes the following:
- a CDS encoding MerR family transcriptional regulator, producing MGVTEENAGRAAAEPDRLLSIGTFARRSRLSMKALRIYDRLGLLTPAFIDPANGYRRYRESQLGTARLVAMLRRLDMPLAQVGEVVSAPADTAADLITAYWDAVESRVAGQRALVAQVRAEVLGARGSAAGFAIAEREVPEQLVLTAQQHLVVTGLSDFISSTARRLNTSAQAYGGRTAPLFVVYHGEVNEESDGPVEVCVPIDGSSQVSPDIATRREPTHREAYVRLRKEEVVFPQILTAFDAVHQWTHEQDRSITAAPREVYFADFLAAAPADEVCDVAFPIR